The region GGGCGAAGATGTTCGGCTCCTTCCTGCTCGCGGTGCAGGACCAAGGCCGGCTCCTCACCGTGGGCAAGGTGGCGACCGGGATCACGGACGAGGTGCTGGCCGACCTCTACGCCCTCCTCAAAGACAACGTGATCGCCCGCTCGGGAAAAGAGGTCACGCTTGAGCCTCAAGTGGTCTTTGAGGTGGGTTACTCCGAGATCCAGACGAGCCCCAACTACGAGAGCGGGTATGCGCTCCGCTTCCCGAGGTTTGTGCAGGTGCGTGAAGACAAAAGCGTGGATGAGGCCGAGACCCTTGATGCGCTCGTCGAACGCTACCGGCTGCAGAAGAACGGGCAGGGGTCCGGGACCCTCCCCGACTAAAAATCAAAGAGCGTCTTTTGCGTCAGGAGTTCCGGGACGAGCAGGCTGTGGAGGCGCCAGTGGGAGAACCCGATGAGGCGGGAGGCGGTCTCGATCCCCTCCTGCAGGGTGGCGCACGGGATCTTCTGGCCCTTCATGGCGTTCCGCGTCGCCTCCCTGACGACCCAGGTGCCGAGGGGCGCCCAGTACTCGCCGGTGATGCTCCGGAGCACCAGCACCCGTGCCGAGCGTTGCACGCTCTCCAAGTACTCCGCGACCGCGAGGCGGGCCGAGTAATAGGCTCCCGCGAGCGGCGAGTAGTCTGATTTGGTGATCCCTTCGCCGTCCCGTGCGATCGTCTCGCTCTCCTCGGCCCAGAGCGACTGCTTCCCCCAGACCTCGATCATCTCAAACTTCCAGTCCCCGGGCACGAGGAGGCAGACGATGTGGTTGCCGTAGAGCGAGGCTGAGAAGACCTCTATCCCGCCGAGCGGCGAGTATCGCGCGATCTTCTTCTTGAGTTGCTTTGAGACCGTGTCGTCGACCGCCGTGATCGCCCATCGGGTGGGGACGATGTGCCGTTTCCGCCCGAGGAGGCCGGCGGTGAGGAGTTGGGTGATCCGGTAGACGTCGGTGCCGGAGGTGTGGAGGATATCGCAGGCCTCTGTGGCGGAGAGGTCGGTGTCGGACGTGGTCCGGTCCACCATCCGGTCCACCCGCGCGTTCTCGAGGACGTCCATATTCCGGATGGCGCCGGTGAGCCCGACGGGCGCGATCGTCCCGTCGAACCGGAGGTCGAAGGCGACGGGTTTCGTGAACCGCACCTCCACATCGAGCGGTTTGCTCGAGAGCGCGATCTCTTGGAGGTTCCCGGCAAGCCGCTCGGTCTCGGTGGTGCCGCGTATCGTCCGTGCCCGCAGTCCCACGATATCGTCGATCCCAAGCCCACGGGCGACCCAGTCCGGCGGGTGGTCGGCGTCGTCGATCATCAGGGGACCCCCCGCCACCTTTGGGTAGCCGTAGCTCCCGACGAAGACTGACGGGGCCGACCCCTGGTAACTGTCGCTTGGCCTGACCGGGAGTTGGGCGTAGAACCTGCTCATGATCGGACAGCGCGGGAGCCCACAGAGTCCTTTTCCTTTACACTCGGCGCATCGCATATCTCATCCTCCGCGGCGGTCGACGACGACCCGCACCCTTCCCTCAAGGGAGCGGAGCGTCTCTTCCACCCATTCGTCCCAGCAGGGCGTCTTGAGGTCCCGGGTGGCCGCAAGTTCCTGTCCGAGGTCGTCGTCCCGCCCGCGGACGACCTCGACCACCACCGACCCGGGCGCAAACCCCGGCTCCACGATGCCGTCGGCGTCCCCGTCGACCACCCCGAAGACGGGGATGCCGGCATGGGAGCAGATGTGGCCGCAGACGGCGGTGGTGTCGTCGCCGACGGCGAGGACCCCGCAGACTCCTTCCCCGATCTCACGGTAGAGGGTGTGGCCGCAGTGGTCGACGACCGCGACCCTGCCCGCACGGGAGGTGCGTTCTCCCTGCCGGGGAGTAGCCGTCCGCACCGTCCCGCTCTTGCACCACGCCGTGTTGAGGTCCGCGAGGCCCGCCCGGAGGAGTTTTTCGAACCCGTGGGGTTTCGCCTCGAGCCCGGAGACGGCCCCGAGGGTCCCGTCCCGGCAGGAGAGGACGACCGTCTCCGCTGTAGCGGTCCCGATCACGGTCCCATCGACGAAGACCGCCTCTCCCGGGATGCACCCGCGGATCTCCCGCACCCCGTCCTTGCGGGCGACGGTGCTCGTCCCGTGAGCAAGGGCAAACCCGGTCAGCCGTGCGATCTCCTGCGCAAGGATTTCGTCGCTGTGGTTCCAGCAGTAGACGGTACGGTCCGAACACTCTACATGGACGAGTCCCCGCCCGCCTCCCAGACGTCCGGCGACGATATCCCCGAATATCCGGCCCGATTCGGGCGTCTTCCCCCGGTTGACCAGAAAGGCCCGCCCGGAGAGGTCGTTGAGCACAACGCTCGGCCGCTCGTCCGTGCAGGCCACCGGGAGCCCCGACTCTTCGGCTGCGGTCCGGGCCATCACCCCGGCGACGAGCACCTGCCTGGGCTGCAGGAGGCCGATCAGCCGTTCGACGTCGCCGGCATCGAAGGCCTCGGGGCCGTGCACCACCATGGCGGCATCCGCAGTCGGGGATTTCATACCGTAATTTTGGGCTTCGCGGACTATCAGGTTACCGTCCCGATGAGTTCTGGGTGGGGAGGTAGGGCGTCAGGGCGCTCGCGAGTTTTGCGACATCCATGGACTGCAGGACGACCCGCCCCGGACCGGTCAGCGTGGTCAGGAAGAGCCCCTCGCCGCCGAAGAAGACGGTCTTCACACCGCCGGCGAGCGCGATGCTGTAATCGACGGTGCTCTCGAACCCGACCACGAGACCGGTCTCCACCTTGACCACCTCGCCGGGCGCAAGCGTCATCTCCATGATATCGCCGCAGCAGTGGAGGAACGCCGTCCCGCTGCCGGAGAGCCGCTGCAGGATGAATCCTTCCCCGCCGAAGGCCCCCGACCGGAGTTTCTTCGTGAACGCGATATCGAGGTTGATGCCCTGCTCCGAGCAGAGGAACGCATCCTTCTGGGCGATGAACTCGCCCCCTGCAAGGTTGAGCGTGAAGATCTTCCCCGGGACGTTCCCGGCGAAGGAGACGAACCCTTCCCCGCCGTTCGGGGTGAACTCGGTCATGAAGAGGCTCTCCCCGGTCATCATCCGTTTGAGCCCCCCTAAGAGCCCGCCCTTCATGTTGGTCGTCATCCGTATGTTCCCGCTCATGTTGACCATGGCGCCGGCCTCGGCGTAGGCGCTCTCTCCTTCTGCCAGGCGGAGGGTCACCATCTGCAGGTTGTCTCCGGTGATCTCGTAGTGCATGCCGGAAATTTCTTTTATTTTTGGGTAATAGGTCTTTTCTCTTTCTCCGCCGAAACCCGACGCCCGATTCCACCGTGCCGGTGGATGGCAAAGTTTATTAACCCTTACGGGATTCCTCTCCTGATGACCATGGAGCGCGGGATACTGTCGGATGTGCGGCCGGGTGACGTGACCATCCCCGGGGCGTACATCACGGACGAGGTCATGCAGGCCGTCCTTGACCGGCAGTGCCACCGATGTGCCGGGTGCAACGCCCCGCTGGCCGCCGGTTCCACGCACTTCGACCTTCGGCAACCGGTGATCTGCGGCGGCGCCCACACCGTCGGGAACTTCGAAGCCCTCTGTCCTTTCTGCCACCGGAACCTGATGCGCCGGATCCGGGAGCGCCTCGCCGGTATGAACGACCATAGAGATAAGTAGTATACGGGGTCACACCGGCGACCATGACCTGCAGACGAAGAGTGTCAGAGACGGTCGCGTGGCGGTCGGAGACTATGAGGACGGCGAGCGAAGCGGCGGCACGGTTCGGGCTGCCCTCTCACCGGAGGTGGCGCTCCGGCACGATGCAGATGCTCGATGCCGCCGTTACCCCGGGGACGGCAGCCAACGTCGCGGTCTCGTTGGCCGTGACGACGATCATTATCCCCCGGATCCCGAACCGGGTCCTTGCGGCGGCCGCCGGGTTTGCCGCGGGCTCGGTCCTCGGGGGATAACCCTGGGCCTTACGGCCTCCGGGCTCCCTTCTTCCGTCGCGCCGGGGCAAGACAGTTCCATGCGTTCCCGATGAGATCTTCTCGTCCGGCCGCGCGGAGCCCCTCGCAGACGAGCCCGTAGTTCTTTGGGTCCCGGTAGTGCATGAGCGCCCGCTGGACCCTTTTTTCCCGGTCTCTCGGGACATAGACCTCCTTGAGGGTGAAGGGGTCGAGGCCGGTGTGATAGATGGTCGTCGAGATGCTCATCGGCGTCGGCGTGAAGTCCTGCACCTGCTCGGTGTAGAGACCGGTGTCCCGAACGTACTCGGCGAGTTCGACCATATCCTCGATCCGGCACCCCGGGTGGCCGGACATGAAGTAGGGGACGAGATACTGCCGCTTCGATTTTCCTGCTTGGAGAGCCTCGAACCGCTCCCTGAAGGCTTCAAAGACCTCGCGAGACGGTTTTCCCATGCTGGCAGAGACCCGCGCCGAGACGTGCTCGGGAGCGACCTTGAGGTGCCCGGAGATGTGGTGCTCGCAGACCTCGGCGAGGTAGTCTCGGTCCTCCGGACCGATTAAGTCATACCTGATCCCCGACGCTATGAAGACCCGTTTCACCCCCGGAATCTCCCGCAGGCGTCTGAGCAGGCGGAGTTGTTCCTTGTGGCTCCGGTCGAGCGCGGGGCAGTCGATGCACCGGCGGTCGGGGCAGGTGCCGGCGTCGTCCCACCGGCCGCAGTGGATCCCGTACATGTTCGCGGTCGGCCCGCCGACGTCCTGGACCACGCCCGTAAACTCCGGCATCGCGGCCATCCGTTCCACCTCCCGAACGATGGAATCGATGCTCCGGCTCTGGATGATCCTCCCCTGATGGTGGGTGAGGGCGCAGAACGAGCAGGAGCCGAAACACCCCCGGTGGCTGACGACCGAGAACCTGACCGGTTCGAGGGCCGGGACCGGCTCGGTGTAGGAGGGGTGCGCCGCCCTCGCGTAGGGAAGTTCGTAGACCCGGTCGAGTTCTTCTCCGGAAAGCGGCATCGCCGGCGGGTTCTGGACGACGACGGTCTTTGGGTGCGGTTGCGCCACCCTGCGGCCCCGCATGGGGTCCTGCTCCCGGTAGTGCTCTGCGAATGCCCGGGCGTAGGCGTAGCGGTCATCTCTCACCTCTCCGTAGCTAGGGAGCACCACGTAGCCGGTGTGGTCCGTAGCCCGCCAGGTCTTCAGGTCGACCCGGTAGGCGGTGCCGGGGATGTCGGTGAGGGAGCCGGCCGCCTCACCGGCGGCGAGGCGGCGTGCGATCGCGACCACCTGGTGCTCGCCCATGCCGAAGACGAGGAGGTCGGCCGGAGCGTCGGCGAGGATGGACTGCCGGACCGAGTCCGACCAGTAGTCGTAGTGGGCGAAGCGCCGGAGGCTCGCCTCGATCCCGCCGATGACGACCGGCGTTCCCGGGAAGAGGGCGTGGACCTTGTCGGTGTAGACGAGGGTCGCCCGGTCGGGCCGGAGAAGCCGTCCCCCGGGCGAGTAGACATCCGAACTCCGGCGCTTCAGGTTCGGGGTAAAGGCGTTCACCAGTGAATCGACGTTCCCGGCCGAGACCGAGAAGAAGAGCCCGGGCGTGCCGAGACGCCGGAAGTCGGCGTCGCTCCGCCAGTCGGGCTGGGCGATGACGCCGACCGAGAACCCGGCATCCCAGAGCACCCTGCCGATCAGCGCGGTCCCGAAAGAGGGGTGGTCGACGTAGGCGTCGCCGGTGATCAGGATGATGTCGAACCGGTCGATACCGAGGCGCTCCGCTTCCTCCATCGTCATGGGGAGGAACGGCGGCTGGACGGTCATGGCAAGACCTTGTCGAAGACCGGCAGGTCGACCCCGGTCTTTTCATCCAGGGTCCGCTTCGCTACGATGCCGACGAACTCGGTGACGACCGCCTCGACGACGACGTAAACCTCCGCCTTCTCCCGGAGGCACCCGGCGAGCGACCGGATTCCTCTCCCCGCCGCCGTATGGATATGGATGGACGGCCCCTCTTCTCCCGGGTAGATGGTGGCGAATCCGAAGACCTCCCATCCCCCGAGGGCCTCTTCACGCCTTGGGACCGGAGGAATGACCGGCTCCTTCGGCCCCGTCACGATCTTTGCCGACCGTACGGCGCCGAGGAAGTGGATCATGCCGCTTCTGATGTTCATCGCCGTCACGAAGCGCCGGATCTCCTTGATAAAATCCTCTCCGTCGTCAATCCTGACCGTAAAAACCCTGCCGACCTGTCCTTCCGAGTATTGCATGGACTTCCTCTCCTGATAGGTGGTGCCTCCTGATATTATAGTGCTTAACCCCTCGCCGCCGACCGCCGGGGGGAACGGGTATTTGTGCTCTTCCAAAGCGGGCGCGTCCGATGCCGTCAAATCGGAGCAAATGCCCCGCGGCAGGGTTCATATACCCGGGCCCGCAAACGAAGTTAGGTCTC is a window of Methanoculleus sp. 7T DNA encoding:
- a CDS encoding DUF2117 domain-containing protein, coding for MKSPTADAAMVVHGPEAFDAGDVERLIGLLQPRQVLVAGVMARTAAEESGLPVACTDERPSVVLNDLSGRAFLVNRGKTPESGRIFGDIVAGRLGGGRGLVHVECSDRTVYCWNHSDEILAQEIARLTGFALAHGTSTVARKDGVREIRGCIPGEAVFVDGTVIGTATAETVVLSCRDGTLGAVSGLEAKPHGFEKLLRAGLADLNTAWCKSGTVRTATPRQGERTSRAGRVAVVDHCGHTLYREIGEGVCGVLAVGDDTTAVCGHICSHAGIPVFGVVDGDADGIVEPGFAPGSVVVEVVRGRDDDLGQELAATRDLKTPCWDEWVEETLRSLEGRVRVVVDRRGG
- a CDS encoding TIGR00266 family protein, with product MHYEITGDNLQMVTLRLAEGESAYAEAGAMVNMSGNIRMTTNMKGGLLGGLKRMMTGESLFMTEFTPNGGEGFVSFAGNVPGKIFTLNLAGGEFIAQKDAFLCSEQGINLDIAFTKKLRSGAFGGEGFILQRLSGSGTAFLHCCGDIMEMTLAPGEVVKVETGLVVGFESTVDYSIALAGGVKTVFFGGEGLFLTTLTGPGRVVLQSMDVAKLASALTPYLPTQNSSGR
- a CDS encoding HNH endonuclease; translation: MTMERGILSDVRPGDVTIPGAYITDEVMQAVLDRQCHRCAGCNAPLAAGSTHFDLRQPVICGGAHTVGNFEALCPFCHRNLMRRIRERLAGMNDHRDK
- a CDS encoding YgiQ family radical SAM protein, producing the protein MTVQPPFLPMTMEEAERLGIDRFDIILITGDAYVDHPSFGTALIGRVLWDAGFSVGVIAQPDWRSDADFRRLGTPGLFFSVSAGNVDSLVNAFTPNLKRRSSDVYSPGGRLLRPDRATLVYTDKVHALFPGTPVVIGGIEASLRRFAHYDYWSDSVRQSILADAPADLLVFGMGEHQVVAIARRLAAGEAAGSLTDIPGTAYRVDLKTWRATDHTGYVVLPSYGEVRDDRYAYARAFAEHYREQDPMRGRRVAQPHPKTVVVQNPPAMPLSGEELDRVYELPYARAAHPSYTEPVPALEPVRFSVVSHRGCFGSCSFCALTHHQGRIIQSRSIDSIVREVERMAAMPEFTGVVQDVGGPTANMYGIHCGRWDDAGTCPDRRCIDCPALDRSHKEQLRLLRRLREIPGVKRVFIASGIRYDLIGPEDRDYLAEVCEHHISGHLKVAPEHVSARVSASMGKPSREVFEAFRERFEALQAGKSKRQYLVPYFMSGHPGCRIEDMVELAEYVRDTGLYTEQVQDFTPTPMSISTTIYHTGLDPFTLKEVYVPRDREKRVQRALMHYRDPKNYGLVCEGLRAAGREDLIGNAWNCLAPARRKKGARRP
- a CDS encoding PPC domain-containing DNA-binding protein translates to MQYSEGQVGRVFTVRIDDGEDFIKEIRRFVTAMNIRSGMIHFLGAVRSAKIVTGPKEPVIPPVPRREEALGGWEVFGFATIYPGEEGPSIHIHTAAGRGIRSLAGCLREKAEVYVVVEAVVTEFVGIVAKRTLDEKTGVDLPVFDKVLP